The Longimicrobium terrae region CGCGGGCGTGGGCGGATCGCTGCGGGATGAAATTGCGCACTCCGACGTCGTGCTCACCAACGCGGCCGGTGTCTACGCCGAGCCGATGGCGGATACGGTGCTGGCGATGATGCTGCACTTTGCCCGCGGGCTGGACTTCGCCGTGCGCGCCCAGGCGGACCGCCGCTGGGACAAGGCCCCGTTCGACGACGCCGAATCGCCCATCCGCGAACTGAACGAGGCCACGGTGGGCATCGTGGGCCTGGGCGGCATCGGGCGGGCGGTGGCGCACCGGGCCTCGGCGCTGGGAATGACCGTGGTCGCCAGCCGCCGCGGCGGGGGAGACGGGCCCGACGGGGTGGAGGTCTTCCATGGAGAGGACGCGCTCGATCAACTGCTGCCGCGCGCGGACTTCCTCGTCGTCACCGTGCCGCTGACGGCGGAAACCGAGGGGCTGATCGGCGCGCGGGAGCTGGCGATGCTGCCGGAGGGCGCCGTGGTCATCAACGTGGCGCGCGGCGCGGTGTTGGACGAGCGGGCGCTGATCGATGCGCTGCGCTCCGGACGGCTGCGCGGCGCGGGGCTGGACGTGTTCGCGCGCGAGCCGCTGCCGGACGATTCGCCCCTGTGGACTCTTCCCAACGTCCTGGTGACGCCCCATGTTTCGGGCGCGTCGCACCGCTTCTGGCGGCGCCAGACGGAGCTGATCGTGCAAAACATCCGGCGGTACGCGGCGGGCGGGCCCCTGCGGAACACCGTCGACAAGAAGGCGGGCTACTAGCTTGGAAAACATCATCACCGCGGCGGTGCAGCGCGGGGCCAGCGACCTGCACATCAAGGCGGGCGACGTGTTCCGCGCCCGCATCAACGGATCCCTCATCCCCCTCACCAAGCAGCGGCTTACCCCCGAACAGACGCGCGCCATCGCCCTCAAGCTCATCCCCAACGAGCGCGACCGGCAGGCCTTGGACGACCTGCAGGACTACGACTGCTCGTGGGGACTCCCCGGCGTGGGCCGCTTTCGCGTGAACATCCTGCGCCAGCGCGGCAGCTTCATGGTGGTGATGCGGGTGATTCCGTTCGAGATCCCCACGCTCGACGCGCTGGGGCTGCCGCCGGTGGTGCAGGACGTGGCGGCGCTGGAGCGCGGCCTGGTGCTGGTCACCGGGGTGACGGGTTCCGGCAAGAGCAGCACGCAGGCCGCCATGATCGGCTTCATGAACAACAACATGCGGCGGCACATCGTCACGCTGGAGAACCCCATCGAGTTTCTGCACCGTGACGTGAACTGCTCCATCACGCAGCGCGAAGTGGGGATCGACACGGACACCTTCCGCGTAGGTCTCCGCGCGGCGCTGCGGCAGGACCCGGACGTGATCCTGATCGGCGAAATGCGCGACAGCGAATCCATCGACATCGCGCTCAAGTCCGCCGAAACGGGGCACCTGGTCATCAGCACCGTGCACACCAAGGACGCGGCCAGCACCATCAGCCGCCTGGTGGCCACCTTTCCGCCGGAAGAGCAGAAGGTGGTGCGCCTGCGCCTGGCGGAGCAGCTGCAGGCCGTGATCTCGCAGCGCCTGCTGCCCAAGAAGGACGGCAAGGGACGCGTGCTGGCGGCGGAGGTGATGGTCGTCAGCGGCACCATCCGCGACTGCATCGCCGACGAAAACCGCGCCTCGGAGATCCCGGAGCACATCGCGGGCGGGCGCACCACGTATGGCATGCAGACGTTTGACCAGTGCCTGATGGACCTGGTGATGAGCGGGCAGGTGGATTACGGCGTGGCCAAGGCGGCCGCCAGCAACCCCGGCGACTTTGAGCTGAAGCTCAACATGCTGTCCGGCGGGGGCGCCCCCGGCGCGCAGAACGGCGGCGCCGGGATGGCCGGCATTTCTTCCGAATACTTCTGATGGAATACGCGCTGCTGGCCCTGTCCCAGGCCGCCGGGCTGCTGCTGGTGCCCTTTGGCCTTCCCGGCACCTGGCTTCAGGTCGCGGGGATGGCGGGATACGCGTGGGCCACGGACTTCACCCGCATCGGCTGGCCCACGCTGGCCGCCGCCGTCGTCCTGGCCATCATCGGCGAGGTGGTGGAGTTCACCATCGGGGCCCGGTACACGCGGATGTACGGAGGCAGCCAGCGCGCGGCGTGGGGCGCCATCCTCGGCGGGCTGGTGGGCGCGGTCGTCGGCGTTCCCGTCTTCCTCATCGGCAGCGTGATCGGCGCCTTCATCGGCGCGTTCGTGGGCGCGGTGGTGATGGAGATGACGCGCGGGCCGGAGTGGCGCGCGGCGCTGCGGGCGGGGTGGGGCGCGTTTCTGGGACGGCTGGTGGCGACCGTGGCCAAGGCGGCCGTGAGCGTGGTGATCGCGGCCCTGGCGCTGGTGTCGGCGCTTGGTTGATCCCCGCCGCGCGCCCGATGCGGCGCGCGAAATGGACCGCGTGCTGCGCGCCCCGCGCTTTGCCGACGCGCTGCGGGGCGCGGCCGCGGCGGCGCTGGAGCCGGCCGGGATGCGGCTGGAAACGGTGCTGATGCGCGACGGCGCCGCGCTCCGCGAGCACCCGGCGTGGGTCCCCGCCGGCCAGCCGCCGCGCGCCGTGAGCGCCGGGACCGCGGCGGAGGCCGTGGCGCGCGCGCTCGCCTCGGGGATGCCGGAGGCGATGGACGGCATGGGGCGCGGCGTGGCCCTTCCCCTCCTCGGCTCGGAGGACGCACCCTTCGCCATCCTCCTGGTGGACGCGGCGGACGCGGACGCGGAGGCACGGGCCTCCTCCGTCGCCCTGCTCGCCGCCGTGGGACCGGCGCTGCACGCGCGGTGGCGGGTGGAGTCTGCCGAGCAGGCCCGCGACGCCGCGGAGCGCCGATCGCGGCTGTACGGCGCCATCTGCGAGTCGCTGGGTGATCCCGTGCTGGTGACGGACCGCCGCAACCGCATCCTGCTGGAGAACGGGCGTGCCCGCGCGCTGCTTTCCTCCGCGCCGGACGCGCCGGAAGAGCACCGGCGCCGCGCGGAGGTGAACAACTACCTGTTCACCTCCTTTCTGGCGCGCCCTCCCGCCGCGCAGGGCGAGCCGCGCGAACTGACGCTCGTGGATCCGGAGACGGGGGCGGAGCGGCGCTTTGAGGCCGTGCCCGCGCCGCTGCCGCAGGGCGCCAGCTTTCCGGACGACGGCACGGTGTCGCTGCTGCGCGACGTCACCGACCTGCGCAACACCTCCCACCAGCTGGGCCACCAGGTGCGGCGCGCGCGGCAGGCGGAGTCCACCGCGCGCGCGGAACGCGATCAGCTGAACCTCGTCCTGGCCCACGCCGGCGCGCCCATCGTGGTCACCGACCACCGCGGCGCGGTCATGTTGATGAACCGCGAGGCGCAGCGGCTGTTCGGGCCGCGGCCGGACGGCGCGCCCGACCCGCGCGCCGCATCCAACGCGGAGCGCATCTTTGCCGCCGTGGAGGAGTTCACCGCGGGGGACGAGGCGGCCGCGGTCACCCGGGTGGAGCTGCGCGAAACCGAGTCGCCGCGCGACCTGCCCGCGGAGCTGATCTGCGCGCGCATCCGCGACGGCGACAACGCGACGGCCGCCGTCGTCTGCATCCTGCACGACCGCACGCATGAGGTAGAAAACGCGCGCCTCGCGTCCGAGCTGGCGCGGGTGAACGCGGGGCTGCAGCAGTCCATCCGCGAAGCGACCGCCGAGTTGACGGACCAGAACCGGCAGCTGGCGTGGCAGCGGCAGGAGTTGGAGCGCGCGTACCGGCACAAGAGCGAGTTTCTGGCGAGCATGAGCCACGAGCTGCGCACCCCCATCAACGCGCTGCTGGGATACACGGCGCTGATGCGGGAGCGCATCTACGGCGACCTTACCGAGCGGCAGGACGAGGCGCTGCAGCGGGTGCAGACGGCCAGCGAGCACCTGCTGGCGCTGGTGAACGACATTCTGGACCTGGCGAAGATCGAGGCGGGGCGCATGCCGCTGCACCTGGAGCCGCTGGCGCTGGGGGGGCTGGTGCAGGAGCTGGCGGACGGGCTGGAGCCGATGGCGCACGCCCGCGGGCTGCGCCTGCTGGTGGACGTGCCCGACACGCTTCCCGTGCTGCTGACGGACCGCATGCGGCTCAAGCAGATTCTGCTGAACCTGATGAGCAACGCGGTCAAGTTCACGCACCAGGGCTCGGTGACGCTGCGCGCGCGCACGGTGGCGGAAGGGGTGGAGGTGCAGGTGGCGGACACCGGCATCGGCATCTCGCAGAACGACCTGCGCGGCATCTTTGACGATTTCCGGCAGGCGGACCAGTCGTCCACGCGCGAGTACGGCGGAACCGGGCTGGGGCTGTCCATCGTCCGCAAGCTGCTGGGGCTGCTGGGCGGATCGATTCACGTGGAGTCGCGGCCGAGCGAAGGCTCCGTCTTTACCGTGAGCCTGCCGGTGCGCACGGTGATGGCGCGCGAGGGCGAGGAAGCCATCCACCGCGCCATGCACGGGCAGGCGGTGGTGGTGGAGGACGGCGTGGCCCGCGCGCTGCCGCCGCCGGAGTCCGCCCGCGGCTGAAAACGTGTCGGTCGATGACGGGCGCGGGGTGGAGAGCGTACCTGTCGGCGCGCGGTGTTTCCGGCCTGGAGCATTGTCCGCCCGGGGCTGCAAAAGGATGAGCGTCGGTTGATGACGGACGTGGGGCGCGGAGCGTACCGGCTGGCGGTGTTCGACTTCGACGGAACGCTCGCGGATTCGTTTCCGTGGTTTCTGGGGGCGGTGAACCAGGCGGCGGAGCGGTACCGCTTCCGGCGGATCGAGGATGGGGATGTGCAGATGCTCCGCGGGCTCAGCGCGCGGAGCATTGTTGCGCATCTGCGCGTGCCCGCGTGGAAGCTGCCGCTGGTTGCGCGGTACATGCGGCGGCTCGCGGCGGCGGAAATCGGGCGGATCACGCCGTTCGGCGGCGTGCTTCCGCTTCTGCATATTCTGGCGGACCGCGGCGTGGCGCTGGCCGTGGTCACCTCCAACTCACGGGAGAACGTCGCCTGCGTGCTGGGGCCGGAGATTGCCGCGCGTGTCGGGTTGTGGGAGTGCGGGGCGTCGCTGTTCGGCAAGGCGCGGCTGTTCCGGCGGGTGGTGGCGCGCGCGGGGGTGGATCCGGCGCGCGCCCTGTGCATCGGCGACGAGGTGCGGGATGCGGAGGCGGCGCGGGCAGCGGGCGTTGCGTTCGGCGCGGTCACGTGGGGATACACGTCCGCTGATACGCTCCGCGCACAGAATCCGGCGTACCTGTTTCACTCCGTTCCGGACATCGCCGCGGCGTTCGAGGGGTGATGGGCGGGTTCTGTGTGGATGGCGGATACAGGCGGATGCCCGAAGTCGGTTGAGCGGATGAATCCGCCGCTCCAACAGCGCAAAGCCCCGACACGACGCGCTGGCGCGCGACGTTCGGGGCTTCAACTGCATGGGGATCCTGGGCGATGATCGGTGCGCGGCGCGTGGTTGGACCGGGCGGACAATAGATCCTTCGTCGGCGCCAAGCCGCGGCGTGGCGGAGGGTGCGGCCGGCGCCTCCTCAGGATGACATGTTGTTGCGGGGATGTCAGTTACCACGCCCACGCCCAGCCATGTCATCCTGAGGGAGCGTGCGCCGTGCTTTCCGTCCCGCCGAACGTTGCGCGACCGAAGGATCTACTCTCCGCCAAGCCAACCACGCGAATCGCGCCGAAGCCCGCCGCCGCAGTCCGCGCAGGCGGACTTCGTGCCTTTCCAGCGGCGAATTCATTCGCTCCTGGACGGCGGCTCGGCCGATGCTGGTCGGGATGACACCTCACCTGATTCTCCTCTTCCGCCACGCGCGGCACGGAATGCCTCCGGCGAATCCCATCCGCCGAACGCTCCGGCATCGTCCATGCGCCTGCGGTGCGACCTGTCCATCCACGCACCCCTTGCAGCTGATCGATGACGGAACGCGAAGCGCAGAGCAGCAAGCCCTCACCGGGGTCCGCCGGGCACGAGTCCGCGCGGGAGCGCATCGTTCTCCAGGCGGCGGACGGCGCGCGGGCGGAGGTGTACCTGCACGGCGCGCACGTGACCTCGTGGACGCCCGCGGGCGCGGACCGCGACGCGCTGTTCCTGAGCGCCAACGCAGATTTCGGCGACGGCAAGGCGATCCGCGGCGGCATTCCGGTCATCTTTCCGCAGTTCGCCGCGGAAGGCCCGCTCCCCAAGCACGGCTTTGCGCGGGACCGCGCGTGGCGGCTTGTGGCTGGCGAGCGGCCGGATCAGGCGCTCTTCGAGTTGGCGGACACGCCGGAAACGCGCGCCATCTGGAATCACGCGTTCCGGGCCGAACTGCGCGTCACCGTCTCCGGCGCGGCGCTGGAGGTGGCGCTCACGGTGCAGAACACGGGTGACACGCCTTTCTCCTTTACCGCCGCGCTGCACACCTATCTACGCGTGGATGACATCGCGCGGACGGTCCTGCGCGGACTGCGGGGCACGCGCATCCGCGACAAGGTGGCGGGCGGGGATCGCGTGGAGGAGGCGGATGAACTGCGGATCGCGGGCGAGGTGGACCGGGTGTACCTGGACGCGCCGCCCTCGCTGGAGATGGTGGATGGCGAGCGGCGGATGACCATCCAGTCCAACGGCTTTCCCGACACGGTCGTGTGGAATCCCGGCGCCGCACTCGCCGCGCGCCTGGCGGACCTGGAGCCCGGCGGCGAGCGGCGGATGCTGTGCGTGGAAGCCGCCGCGGTCGGCACGCCGGTGCACCTGGAGCCCGGCGCGCGCTGGACGGGCTCGCAGACGCTGACGGCCGGATGACGGCATCCCATTCCGGCCATCTCCGCGACGAGTTCGGCGAGATCGACATCTACCTGTTCGACCAGCTTCTCCGCGGGCGCTTCGACGCGTACCGCACGGTGCTGGACGCGGGGTGCGGCGCCGGGCGCAACCTGGTGTGGTTTCTCCGCAACCGGTTCGAGGTGTTCGCCGTCGACCGCGACGAGGGTTCCGTGCTGCGCGTGCGCCAGTTGATGGCCGACCTTGCGCCGCATCTGCCGCCGGAGCGCGTGCAGCAGGCGGAAGTGGAGTCGCTGCCGTACGCGGATGCGTCCATGGATGCCGTGCTGAGCAGCGCCGTGCTGCACTTTGCGCGCGACCAGGCGCACTTCGACGCCATGGTGAACGAGATGTGGCGCGTTCTGCGTCCCGGCGGTCTGTTCTTCGCGCGGCTGGCGACCACGATCGGCATCGAGGACCGGGTGCGGCCGCTGGGCGGCGAGCGCTACCGGCTTCCGGACGGCAGCACACGCTTTCTGATGGATGAGGCGCGGCTGCTGGAGCGCACGTCCGCGCTGGGCGCCACCCTGGCCGATCCGATCCGGACAACGAACGTGCAGAACCTGCGGGCGATGACCACGTGGTGCCTCATCCGCCCCGCCTGAAGGAATGATCCCGATGCGCACACCATGATGACCGAAACCCGCCCGGACGCCGGATACGTCGTTCCGCGCCGCTTCATCCGCCACACCGCCGACGTGCCGCTGGAGGTGGAGCGCACGGGCGGCGGGGCGGGGCTGAAGCCGTCCGCCACGAACGTGAGCTTCGGCGGGCTCTCCTTTGTCTCGGACGAGGAACTGCCTATGGGGACGGAGATCCGCGTGCGCATCACGCAGGTGGATCCGCCGTTCGACGCCGAGGCGCGCGTGGTGTGGTGCAAGGCCGAGGGTGACGCCTTCTGTATCGGCGTGCAGTTTCTGGGGAAGGAAGACGCCTTTCGCATCCGGATGGTGGAGCAGGTGTGCGCCATCGACCAGTACCGGCGGGAGTCCGCGGAGCAGGGGCGCGAGTTGACGCCGGAAGAGGCCGCGACGGAGTGGATTACGCGCTTCGCCGACCGCTTTCCGTCATCCTGATCATCATCCCGCGAGGACGGACGAGGTTGATGCGGACCAGGGATGGCGGCTTCCGGGAGCGGTTGCGGCGGAGCGCGCGGGGCGCGAAACTGAGGACGTGAACACTTCTCTGCTTTCGTTTGCTCTGGCCGTGCTGGCCGTGGCTGGATGCGTCGCCCTGCTGGTGCGCAGCGGGCGTGCGTTGCTGCGCGTGGGCCTGAACGCGGCCGAGGCGCAGGCCGTCTCCGGCCTGGCCGACGTCAGCGAGCGCCGCGGCGACCTGACCGGGCTGATGGAGAGCCGGTCCACGGCGGCGGCGCTGCGCTCCGCACGCCGAAAGAATCTGGCGACCGCGGCGATGTACGTGCTGCTGCTGGTGGGTGCGCCGCTCGCGGGGTTCGGGCGCGAGGTGTACGCTACCTGCGCGCTGCTCTGGTTTCTGCCTACGCGCCCCGTTCGCCCGTCCGGCGTGCTGCGTGTGAACGAGCGGGAGCCGCACGGCGGCTGAGGAGCGGGAGTCGCTTACGACAGGAATGGAGAAGGGCTGAAAGCCTCGCGCGAGCGGGGCTTTTTTCGTGGCGCGAAGGCCGGGGCGGCCCCCATCCGGGCCGGCACGACCGGCTCATCCTCCGCCGATCAAGACCGGGGAGAGTTGGGACGGGCGGATGGTTCGGCGCGAGAGGCGGAAATTGGCGCGTGAGCGGATTCCGATGAGCGAATGAATCCGCCGCTCGGACAGCGGAAAGCCCCGACACCGGCCGCTGGCGCGTCCGGTTCGGGGCTTCAAGTGCATCGGAACCCGCGCCGAGATTGCGCCCCCAGTCCGCGGAGGCGGACTTCGTGTCTTTCGAGGCGCGGTTTCAACCGCCGGACGAGGCCCGCCGGCCCGCACCGCCGTCGCTCTCGCGCTGAGGTCTCCCTTTTTCCCGCGGCGCGGGGGAGAGGGCTGGGGAGAGGGGGCCTCTCCAACCGCGCCGAACCATCCGGAGCAATCAGATCCGCAGTTCTCCCCTCTCCGTGCGCAGTTTGCACGGGGAGGGGTCGGGGGAGGGGCCTCACAGCCCGGCGCCGCGCCGATCTCTGCGGACCACCTCGATCTCCGCCGTCATCCGCCTGCTAACCCGCCCGCGCCCCTAACCCGTTCGCGCGCCGCGACCTGTGCCGCATCCGGTATGCTCCCTGCAAACCGCCCGCGCTCCGAACCGATCAGCCATCGCCCCGAGCGGGAGTTTTCAGCATGCTGGACCGCAATCCCATGAACGGCCCCACCGTGTCCAAAAAGGATACGCAGCAGCCCTATCCCGGCACCGACGACGCCATGCACCGCAAGGCGGACCACGGCGAGGAAAGCTACCAAGGCTGCGGCAAGCTCACCGGCCTGGCCGCCGTCATCACCGGCGGGGACAGCGGCATCGGGCGCGCGGTGGCCATCGCGTTCGCCAAGGAGGGCGCGGACGTCGCCATCGGCTACCTGAGCGAGCAGGAAGACGTGGACGCGCAGGAAACCCGGCGCCACGTGGAAGCCGCCGGCCGCCGCTGCCTCGTCCACCGCTTTGACGTGCGCAGCCAGTCCGCCTGCCGCGAGTTCGTCGACCTGGCGGCAAAGGAGTTCGGCCGGCTGGACATTCTGGTCAACAACGCGGCGTACCAGATGGAGCAGCAGGGGATCGAAGAACTCACCGAAGAGCAGATCGACCGGACGTTCCGCACCAACATCTTCGGCTACATCTACATGGCGCAGGCCGCGCTCAAGCACCTCAAGGAAGGCGGTTGCATCATCAACACCGGCTCGGTGACGGCGCTGGAGGGCAACCCGGGGCTCATCGACTACTCGGCCACCAAGGGCGCCATCCACAACTTCACCCTCACCCTCGCGCAGGTGGTGTCGGAGAAAGGGATCCGCGTGAACGCCGTGGCGCCCGGCCCGGTGTGGACGCCGCTCATCCCCGCGACCATGAGCCCGGAAAAGGTCGCCACCTTCGGCGAGGACACCATGTGGAAGCGCCCCGCGCAGCCCATTGAGCTCGCCACCTCGTACGTGTTCCTGGCCTCCGCGGACGCGCGCTACATCTCCGGCGAGATCCTGGCGGTGACCGGAAAGGGCGGCACGCGGTGACGCGGATCGGCTATCACGCCAGCCACGAGCAGTACGCGCCCAGCCGCCTGCTGGACCTCGTCGTCCGCGCGGACCAGGCGGGCTTCCAGTCTGCCATGTGCTCCGACCACTTTCACCCGTGGACGGAAACGCAGGGGCACAGCGGCTTCGCGTGGAGCTGGCTGGGCGCCGCGCTGCAGGCGACGAAGCTTCCCTTTGGCGCCGTGACCGTCCCGGGCGGCTGGCGCTACAACCCCGCCATCATCGCGCAGGCGGCGGCCACGCTGGCGGAGATGTATCCCGGCCGCTTCTGGATCGCCCCCGGCAGCGGCGAACTGCTGAACGAGGGGATCGTCGGCGAGCGCTGGCCGGTCAAGGCGGAGCGCAACGCGCGGCTCAAGGAAGCGTGCGAGATCATCCGCGCGCTCTGGGCAGGCGAAACCGTCACCCACCGCGGGCTGATCACGGTGGAGGAGGCGCGGCTGTACTCCCTTCCCAAGGAGCCGCCCAAGATCGTGGGCGCCGCGCTTTCCCCCGCGACGGCGGAGTGGATCGGCGGGTGGGCGGACGGAATGATCACCACCGTCCGCGCCCGCAAGGACCTGCAGGCCATGATCGACGCGTTCCGCCGCGGTGGCGGGGAAGGGAAGCCCATCTACCTGCAGGCCCAGCTCTCGTTCGCGAAGACCAAGGCGGAGGCGCTGCACGGCGCGTGGGACCAGTGGCGCACCCTGATGCTCCCCACGGCGGTTCTGGGCGAGGTGCGCACGCCGGCGCACTTCGAGGCGCTCGCGGAGATCATGCGGCCGGAGGACGTGGCGGCAAAGATGAGGATCAGCGCCGATCCGGAGCAGCACCTGGAGTGGCTGGCGGAAGACGTGCAGATGGGATTCGAGGAGATCAACCTGCACTGCGTCCACCGTGACGAGCAGGAGCGGTTCATCGACGTATTCGGCGAGCGGGTGCTGCCGCAATTGAGGACCATCGGCGATTCAGGATGACGGACGCGGCGATCGGGGGAACGGGCGGCGGCGAGGCGCCGTGGTGGCGGCGCGGGGTGATCTACCAGATCTATCCGCGTTCCTATCAGGACACCAACGGGGACGGAATCGGCGACCTGCCGGGGATCGTCCGCCGGCTGGACCACCTTGCGTGGCTGGGGGTGGACGCCGTGTGGATCAGCCCGTTCTATCCATCGCCGATGGCGGATTTCGGGTATGACGTGACGGACCACAAGGCGGTGGACCGCGTGTACGGCGGCATCGTGGACTTTGACGACATCGTCCGCGAGGCGCACGCGCGCGGCATCCGCGTCATCGTGGACTACATCCCCAACCACACCTCGCACCGCCATCCGTGGTTCCTCGCGTCGCGCCTGTCGCGGGACGCGGAGCGGCGCGACTGGTACGTGTGGCGCGACGCGGCGCCGGACGGCGGCCCGCCCAACAACTGGGTGAGCGCGTTCGGCGGCAGCGCGTGGGAGTGGGACGCGCACACCCGGCAGTACTACCTGCACACCTTTCTGCGCGAGCAGCCGGACCTCAACTGGCGCAATCCGGAAGTAGTGGAGGCGATGATGGACGTGCTGCGCTTCTGGCTGGAGCGCGGCGCGGACGGCGTGCGGGTGGATGCGGTGCAGGCGGTGGTCAAGGACGAGGCGATGCGCGACAATCCGCCGAATCCCGCCTACGTGGAGGGGCGCGACGATCCGTACGACCGCCTGCTGCGCGAGCGCTCCAGCGACCAGCCCGGCGTGCACGAGGTGATTGCGCGGATGCGCGAGGTGGTGGATGGGTACGGCGGCGGGCGCGTGCTGATCGGAGAGATCTACAACGAGGTGGAGCGCGTGATGGCCTACTACGGCCAGGGCGGGCGCGGTGTCCACTTTCCGTACAACTTCCAGCTGATCAAGCTGCCTTGGAACGCGCGCGCGCTGGAGGCGGCGGTGACGCGGTACGAGTCGCTGCTGCCGGCCGGCGCGTGGCCCAACTGGGTGCTGGGCAACCACGACCGCGCGCGCGTGGCCAGCCGCGTCGGTCCCGCGCAGGCGCGCGTGGCGGCCATGCTGCTGCTGACGCTGCGCGGCACGCCGACCGTCTACTACGGGGACGAGATCGGGATGCGCAACGTGCCGATCCCGCCGGACCGCGTGCGAGATCCGTGGGAGCTGAACCTGCCCGGGCGCGGGCTGGGGCGCGATCCCGTGCGCACGCCCATGCAGTGGTCCGCGGAGGCGAACGCGGGGTTCAGTGCGCAGGAGCCGTGGCTGCCACTGCCGGAGGACTGGCGCGACGTGAACGTGGCCGCGCAGGCGGATGACCCGCGCTCCATGCTGGCGCTTCACCGCAGACTGCTCGCGTTGCGCCGCGCCGAGCCGGCCCTGGCGCTGGGCGACTGGGCCGCCGTGCCCGCCGCGGGCGACGTGCTGGCCTACACGCGCACGCACGGCGGCGACCGGCTGCTCGTCGTCCTCAACCTGGGCGAGACGCCTACGTCCATCGAGGTCGCCGGGGCGGGACGCGTGCTCCTTTCCACCGCGCTGGACCGCGGGGACGAGGCGGTAGATGGGCGGATCGACCTGCGCGGGGACGAGGGCGTGGTGGTGCGGATGGATTGAGGGCGGAAGCGGAGTTCAGGGCGGCTCCCACCCGGGCCCACTACCACGCGGAGGATGGTTGGGGTGCGGGAGGCGTAGTCCAGGGCGGCCCCCACCCGGGCCGGCACCACCGGCCCACCCTCCCCCAAAACAGACTGGGGGAGGGTTGGGGTGGGCGGCAGCCTCGGCGCGGAAAGCCAGGATCATCGCGCGCCCACGCCCTCGAGAGCGAATGAATCCGCCGCTCGAACAGCGGAAAGCCCCGACACGGCGCTATTCGCGCGCCGTTCGGGGCTTCAACTGCATTGGGGACACCATTCGGGGTCCGCCGCCGCAGTCCGCGCAGGCGGACTTCGTGTTTTTCGAGGCGCGGTTTCAACCGCCGGACGAAGGCTGCCGAGCCGCACCGCCGTCCGCCGCCGAGGTTAGGTCTCCCCCTCTCCCGCTTGCGGGAGAGGGGGCCGGGGGGAGAGGGCTGCCCGCCGCCGCGCCAATCCATCCGGAGCAGACAAACCGCCGTTCTCCCCTCCCGGTGCGCTTCCCGCACTAACGCACTAACGCACCCCGCACTCACGCACTTCCCCTACGCACTTCCCCTACGCCGAATCCTCCCGCGGCATCGCATCCTCCGGGCGGTCCATCCGCTGCACCATCACCTTGTCCACGCGGTTGCCGTCCATGTCCACCACCTCCACGCGGTACCCTTCGGCGTAGAAGTGCTGCCCCGGCCGCGGCACGCGCCCCATCCTGGCGAACACGAACCCGCCCACCGTGCGGTACTCGCGGTATTCCTCGCGGCGCTCCGGCAGGTCCAGCGCCTCGCGGAACTCCTCCATGGGCAGCGACGCGTCGATCAGCAGCGAGCCGTCTTCGCGCTTGACGATGGGGGGCGCGGCGGGCGGCCCGCCGAAGCTGGCCATTTCCCCCGCGATCTCCTCCAGCAGATCGTTCAGCGTCACGATCCCCTCGGTGCCGCCGTACTCGTTCACCACGATGGCCATGTGCACCGGGCTTTCGCGAAAGCGCTCCAGCAGGTCCAGCGCGCGCGTGCTCTCCGGGACGACGAGGGGCGGCTTCACGAACGGGCGCAGGTCCTCCACCCGCGTGCCGGAAAGCTCCGCCGCCCACAGGTCCTTGGTGGCCACCACGCCCAGAATGCGGTCGATGGCGCCGTCGCACAGCAGGTAGCGCGAAAGCCGGTTGGCCACCATCTGCGCGCGGTTCTCGTCCGGCGGATCGTTCACGTCCAGCCAGGCCACGCGGTGCCGCGGCGTCATCAGGCTCACCACGCGCTGGTCGCCCAGCCAGAAGAC contains the following coding sequences:
- a CDS encoding alpha-amylase family glycosyl hydrolase; amino-acid sequence: MTDAAIGGTGGGEAPWWRRGVIYQIYPRSYQDTNGDGIGDLPGIVRRLDHLAWLGVDAVWISPFYPSPMADFGYDVTDHKAVDRVYGGIVDFDDIVREAHARGIRVIVDYIPNHTSHRHPWFLASRLSRDAERRDWYVWRDAAPDGGPPNNWVSAFGGSAWEWDAHTRQYYLHTFLREQPDLNWRNPEVVEAMMDVLRFWLERGADGVRVDAVQAVVKDEAMRDNPPNPAYVEGRDDPYDRLLRERSSDQPGVHEVIARMREVVDGYGGGRVLIGEIYNEVERVMAYYGQGGRGVHFPYNFQLIKLPWNARALEAAVTRYESLLPAGAWPNWVLGNHDRARVASRVGPAQARVAAMLLLTLRGTPTVYYGDEIGMRNVPIPPDRVRDPWELNLPGRGLGRDPVRTPMQWSAEANAGFSAQEPWLPLPEDWRDVNVAAQADDPRSMLALHRRLLALRRAEPALALGDWAAVPAAGDVLAYTRTHGGDRLLVVLNLGETPTSIEVAGAGRVLLSTALDRGDEAVDGRIDLRGDEGVVVRMD
- a CDS encoding D-hexose-6-phosphate mutarotase, whose amino-acid sequence is MTEREAQSSKPSPGSAGHESARERIVLQAADGARAEVYLHGAHVTSWTPAGADRDALFLSANADFGDGKAIRGGIPVIFPQFAAEGPLPKHGFARDRAWRLVAGERPDQALFELADTPETRAIWNHAFRAELRVTVSGAALEVALTVQNTGDTPFSFTAALHTYLRVDDIARTVLRGLRGTRIRDKVAGGDRVEEADELRIAGEVDRVYLDAPPSLEMVDGERRMTIQSNGFPDTVVWNPGAALAARLADLEPGGERRMLCVEAAAVGTPVHLEPGARWTGSQTLTAG
- a CDS encoding TIGR03885 family FMN-dependent LLM class oxidoreductase; translation: MTRIGYHASHEQYAPSRLLDLVVRADQAGFQSAMCSDHFHPWTETQGHSGFAWSWLGAALQATKLPFGAVTVPGGWRYNPAIIAQAAATLAEMYPGRFWIAPGSGELLNEGIVGERWPVKAERNARLKEACEIIRALWAGETVTHRGLITVEEARLYSLPKEPPKIVGAALSPATAEWIGGWADGMITTVRARKDLQAMIDAFRRGGGEGKPIYLQAQLSFAKTKAEALHGAWDQWRTLMLPTAVLGEVRTPAHFEALAEIMRPEDVAAKMRISADPEQHLEWLAEDVQMGFEEINLHCVHRDEQERFIDVFGERVLPQLRTIGDSG
- a CDS encoding SDR family oxidoreductase produces the protein MLDRNPMNGPTVSKKDTQQPYPGTDDAMHRKADHGEESYQGCGKLTGLAAVITGGDSGIGRAVAIAFAKEGADVAIGYLSEQEDVDAQETRRHVEAAGRRCLVHRFDVRSQSACREFVDLAAKEFGRLDILVNNAAYQMEQQGIEELTEEQIDRTFRTNIFGYIYMAQAALKHLKEGGCIINTGSVTALEGNPGLIDYSATKGAIHNFTLTLAQVVSEKGIRVNAVAPGPVWTPLIPATMSPEKVATFGEDTMWKRPAQPIELATSYVFLASADARYISGEILAVTGKGGTR
- a CDS encoding PilZ domain-containing protein, which codes for MMTETRPDAGYVVPRRFIRHTADVPLEVERTGGGAGLKPSATNVSFGGLSFVSDEELPMGTEIRVRITQVDPPFDAEARVVWCKAEGDAFCIGVQFLGKEDAFRIRMVEQVCAIDQYRRESAEQGRELTPEEAATEWITRFADRFPSS
- a CDS encoding class I SAM-dependent methyltransferase; the protein is MTASHSGHLRDEFGEIDIYLFDQLLRGRFDAYRTVLDAGCGAGRNLVWFLRNRFEVFAVDRDEGSVLRVRQLMADLAPHLPPERVQQAEVESLPYADASMDAVLSSAVLHFARDQAHFDAMVNEMWRVLRPGGLFFARLATTIGIEDRVRPLGGERYRLPDGSTRFLMDEARLLERTSALGATLADPIRTTNVQNLRAMTTWCLIRPA